ccaattCTTTTAAAGAAGGAATCGctttcctaaatttaagttttagtaggaaaacatttttcgttgATTCATTTTCCTAAGTGAATCAAgcattgaaaaaaatgagaaaacgttttttttttttgcgtttttGAAGTAAATGGACCtaagtcttttctttttttatcccattttttttctagTAACTTCAAGTTAATGGTTTTTCAACCAACTCACGAGCGGAAACGCATCCTTTCAGGTCATAAGTGGAAAAACATCCTCTCGTGTCATCAGTTGACTTTTCACCCCCTGCATTAAATTTCCACATTATTACTTCTTCATGGCCCTGCCCATTCAAACATGAATGGACCAATAGTTGTCCCTTGACGATCTCCTCATGTGAAGGAGAGCTGGAACTCGGCGTGGTCCTAACAAGAGTGGACCAATGGTCGTAGCCCTAGAATTACAATGCAACTTTACCACCATCCCTTTTGATACTTACGACTTTTAAATAATGAATGATTGAACCAAAGCATGTGACTTAACAGTTCTCCCTTGACGATCTCCTCAGTGAAGGACAGTTGGAACTTGGCGTGCTCCCGACAAGAGTGGACTAATGGTCCTACCCCTAAAATTACAATGCCACTTTACCACCATCCGTTTTGATACATGAACCAAAGCACGTGACTAACAGTTCTCCCTTGATGATCTCCTCATGTGAAGGACAGTTGGAACTCATCATGCTCCCAAAAAGAGTGGACTAACAGTTCTACCCCTAGAAATTACAATGCAACTTTACCACCATCCTTTTTGATACATACAACTTTTAAATAATGAATGACTGAACCAAAGCACATGACAACTCATTCTGTTTGTCACTTTCATTTaccattttcccaaaatttgtATCTAGCTCTCTCCTTCATTCTTTACACCGATTCATTGCACCTTACAGGTCAAAAGGTACTTTTTACAGTACAACATACTTGCGCAGAGCATTTCAGCTTTACCAAGTCGTCTCTTCCGTTTCATCTTCTGCTCTCTCCACCGACGACACATTCTACTGTACTCCTGGTTCCATCTACAAATATTTTGTAGGTTAAGCAGGATATATGATCTTCGAGAATTTCTATATTCATGCGGACATGATAATCTTAAAGTTCATATGCAGCATTACACTTGTTTTGCTTCTCACTGTTTCAACTGTTAGAGCAGCTCCAAAAAAATCTGTTATATCTTCTTTGCCTGGATTCGTTGGAACTCTCCCCTCTAAACATTATACAGGGTATGTAACCACATATATGTATTTGTGACTAGCTGTTTTTCGATTTGAATCTGAGTTATCATGTGagtttgaaatttggaattggcAGGTATATGACCATAGATGGAAGTCCTGGAGAAAAGAACTTGTTTTACTATTTCATTGTTTCAGAAAGGAATCCTTCAAAAGACCCTGTAGTATTGTGGCTCAATGGTGGACCCGCGTGCTCCAGCTTTGATGGATTCATCTACGAACATGGTATCCAAGTTAATTCACGGTGACCATAGTTTATGTGATGAGCATATTTCCCTCAGACAGTCGTGCACCACTTCACAGCCTAGTGCCTGTTTCCAGGACCATTTAAATTCCAAGCAGGAAAGCCAAAGGAAAGCTTGCCCACATTGCACCTCAACCCGTTCAGCTGGTCCAAGGTCGTTGGAAATTTATCTTCTTAGTTGCAACTAAGCAGTATGGTTACTGAACAATATGAACCAAGCGTGCCACATTGACTCATGTATTGAGTTTACTGTCATTTCTAATATCAATCACCCTCACAGCTTGTCCCTTATTAGTCTCCACATTATTTACCCTGTGTAGTCTATGATCCCATATTCTTGCACATCTTTCAGGTTTCCAACATAATATACCTGGATTCTCCATGTGGCGTTGGTTTGTCTTACTCCAATAATCCAAAGAATTATGTGACGGGAGACCAACAGACTGCCTCTGATACGCATACGTTTCTTCTCAAGGTAATGAGGTCCTGAACTGCTTGAGAAAAGCAATGGAAAACCAGCAGCCCAAAATTATGTGTCCCAGCTAACAATAGCTCTTCATTTCCATCTAGTGGTTCAAACTTTATCCAGAGTTCCTTTCAAACCCATTCTATATTTCCGGAGAGTCCTATGCTGGAGTTTATGTGCCAACTCTTGCTTCAGAAGTGGTAAAAGGTAATGCATATTCACAAAAGGCAGTTCTTGCATTGTCTAGAATAAATAATAGGAGATCTACTTTACCTGCAGGAATTCAAATTGGTGAAAAGCCTCTTATCAATTTCAAGGTATGTTTTCTTCATACTCCACTGACTGGTTAAGGCAGTGGATCATCCAATGGTCATTAATTTGATGCAGCTAGTTGAGATGTCAGATATAATGGCATGATGCAGGGTTACATGGTGGGAAATGGAGTCACAGACGACAAATTTGATGGCAATGCTTTTATGCCTTTTGCTTTCGGAATGGGGCTGATTTCAAGTGACATCTATGAGGTGGGTTGGATCAGAGAGTTTGCTCAGAGAATTTACTGTACTAAAGCTACTATAGGAATATAATTGACACTGGCATGACTAATTGTGCCATAGAAAAACTATAATAAGTGCCCACAACTTAAGATCAAGAATTAATTGTTGAAACCACTGTCTGATGCCGAAAGCCATCTTTATGCTACTGAGCACTGATTATGGATCATATTTGATCATTTCAGGCTTGCCAAATCACATGTGGTGGTAAATTCTATGATCCTCCTAGTGAAGGCTGTCAAAAGAATCTTGAGAAAGTTGAACAGGTGAGATTGTCATTGTACTGTCTTATACTGGAAATTAAGAAAGCTTTCCTAAGTACTTTGTGCATGTTCTGTAAATTTTaaggaaaagggaaaggtaCTCAAGTAGATACAAATGAGTCAAGGTTCTAATTATCTGGAGTGCTTTTGCCACTTTGTAGGCTGTCTCAGGTCTAAACGTGTACGACATTCTTGAGCCATGTTATGGTAATTCAGAGACCAGGAATGGAAGTGGAAACACAAATATGACTTTGGGCTTCCATCAAATGGGGGTGAATAAGAAGCCTCTCCCAAAGCGAACAAGTATGTTTGGTCGAGCTTCACCTTTTTGGTCCACAAGAGACACTGAAGCTTCAAGCCCTGGATCACAGGATGAAATTCATGTCAAATGTGTGGTGAGTTAGTTGAAGTTATCAGTATGATCTGATTTTGCTTAGTTAGCTCTCTTCaaggaagttattttcttttatttttttatttttttttttggggtgggggaAGGGGGGTTTGCTGGGAACAACGAGCAAAATACTTTGGATTGTCAGAACAGATGAATCGCCTCAACACACTTTTGCTTCACTTGGTGCTCCCATTCTTCCCTTTGGTTTCCAGTACATAC
This region of Eucalyptus grandis isolate ANBG69807.140 chromosome 8, ASM1654582v1, whole genome shotgun sequence genomic DNA includes:
- the LOC104456945 gene encoding serine carboxypeptidase-like 20; translated protein: MIFENFYIHADMIILKFICSITLVLLLTVSTVRAAPKKSVISSLPGFVGTLPSKHYTGYMTIDGSPGEKNLFYYFIVSERNPSKDPVVLWLNGGPACSSFDGFIYEHGPFKFQAGKPKESLPTLHLNPFSWSKVSNIIYLDSPCGVGLSYSNNPKNYVTGDQQTASDTHTFLLKWFKLYPEFLSNPFYISGESYAGVYVPTLASEVVKGIQIGEKPLINFKGYMVGNGVTDDKFDGNAFMPFAFGMGLISSDIYEACQITCGGKFYDPPSEGCQKNLEKVEQAVSGLNVYDILEPCYGNSETRNGSGNTNMTLGFHQMGVNKKPLPKRTSMFGRASPFWSTRDTEASSPGSQDEIHVKCVDDEAAVAWLNNEAVRKAIHAAPVSVAGSWWICAGRVSYSGDTGSMIPYHKNLTSRGYRVLIYSGDHDMRVPFTGTQAWTRSLGYKIIDEWRPWMTDDQVAGYLQGYDNNFTFLKIKGAGHMVAQTKPREALEFYSRWLDGKPI